From one Suicoccus acidiformans genomic stretch:
- a CDS encoding HAD family hydrolase: MLKAIGFDLDDTLYSRKDLYRPVYHRMQASIVKLKVDFDTYYDMYETYSNEEYLKFIRQEKSKERYQYDRVIRAYQAMGVLIDESEAIIFNALRQYYEKDLALREGVEILFESLLEAGYELFVLTNGPSDIQRRKLRQLNIKQWIPENRWFISGEMATTKPDALIYQKITEGLALEPSEILYVGDNYINDVQAPKDFGWHTRYYNVHGESHRDAEEITYLTDIVSVAHALT; the protein is encoded by the coding sequence ATGCTGAAAGCAATTGGATTTGATTTGGATGATACCTTGTATAGTCGCAAGGATCTATATCGGCCAGTCTATCATCGGATGCAAGCGAGTATAGTGAAACTTAAAGTGGATTTCGACACGTATTATGATATGTATGAGACTTATTCCAATGAGGAGTATTTAAAGTTTATTCGTCAAGAAAAGTCCAAGGAACGCTATCAATATGATCGGGTCATTCGAGCTTATCAAGCGATGGGTGTGTTGATAGACGAGAGTGAAGCGATAATCTTTAATGCCTTGCGGCAATATTATGAGAAGGATTTAGCCTTGCGTGAAGGGGTGGAGATTTTGTTCGAAAGTTTACTGGAAGCAGGCTATGAATTATTTGTTCTCACGAACGGTCCAAGTGATATTCAAAGACGTAAGCTTCGGCAATTAAATATAAAGCAATGGATTCCAGAAAATCGCTGGTTCATCTCTGGAGAAATGGCTACAACGAAGCCAGATGCCCTGATTTATCAGAAAATTACTGAAGGTTTGGCTCTTGAACCGAGTGAGATATTGTATGTCGGCGATAATTATATCAATGATGTTCAAGCACCTAAAGACTTTGGTTGGCACACTCGCTACTATAATGTCCACGGCGAGTCGCATCGAGATGCTGAAGAAATTACGTATTTGACGGATATTGTAAGTGTTGCACACGCTTTAACTTAA